Proteins encoded in a region of the Bactrocera tryoni isolate S06 chromosome 4, CSIRO_BtryS06_freeze2, whole genome shotgun sequence genome:
- the LOC120774070 gene encoding ubiquitin carboxyl-terminal hydrolase 45 isoform X2 — protein MVKKKRQSDVHDNGSSTDSSEGALQSPTSGIGVCQHVKKSVDTTKLRKVLKASGLAADCMQCSKQGATSPAEEVKESILDDSLSGFEYDTTLWLCLKCGSQLCGRSRNQHALQHYKTPHSDSHALTMNTRTFEIWCYDCDNEVKSNSRKNLLECVEMVKKAAQKPIPIASPAENTPLNNIEGKILSTWESLRPLVETQAVSVTNKPIPLPPPPPPPIPGMAKRITDPAVVSAPVVTNKQADTYDLQTVETLPRVRGLTNLGNTCFFNAVMQCLAQTPYLLDVLKELSEPGEEFTLPGGTFKFKDDEDVHLPMIKGTLSSWGGLTAALAQALEELQSSGGVFTPSKLFDKLCTKCPQFRGGDQHDSHELLRHLLESVRSEDLKRYQRVILTNLGYKDQDINSVSEEMRQKCKIYGNQAADRILRPEQVFRGFLVSTLTCQDCYNVSSRHEYFLDMSLPVSVEKPQPPFRRKTSPDNSPSASSFYLNTPPAGPSKAQLKKEKEKERKAKRAAKHHENKLKQKAILENATGGATEVTQTAASEMECIRRANGAAFSSSGSSSEQSDADVEDNLLDDNAATKLARTAGANSYDSNGNKQLPRTGKSEKRDDSPENMDKDSLDEDENGIANSPANAGTNFLPSSETNGGAVSGDAHSVTANNSLVAVGLSEKGATMMRQLSLTDAANAASAAGIFVNGEMKDEAALAAQLEQLKLSEQKAARMKAKRVRTQSHSDWSTTIAPRYQCEDGECSVQSCLNNFTGVELMTGNNKVGCENCTKRINGSDPKAKTINTNATKQFLISSPPAVLILHLKRFQLGPRCIFRKLTRAVSFPMVLDIAPFCGSKVKNLPNIDRKQKKLLYALYGIVEHSGGMYGGHYTAYVKVRPKLSRDDKRWKFLPQGSKAELDQDDEQRKKLEELLAKEKARELRMKAANDSDDFSNSSDCSSTTTSTSDTDELPDAPADSGGAYGGDDEARDVQVPKGKWYYVSDSRVQEVNEEAVLRAQAYLLFYERIY, from the exons ATGGTTAAGAAGAAACGTCAATCTGATGTACATGATAATGGTTCATCGACTGATTCATCCGAAGGTGCGCTGCAGAGTCCAACATCCGGCATTGGAGTTTGTCAGCATGTGAAAAAATCTGTTGATACTACAAAATTGCGCAAAGTACTAAAAGCAAGTGGTCTGGCTGCGGACTGCATGCAATGCTCCAAACAGGGCGCTACTTCACCTGCTGAGGAAGTTAAGGAGTCAATTCTGGATGATTCGCTAAGCGGTTTCGAGTATGACACCACACTTTGGTTATGTCTTAAGTGTGGTTCCCAGCTTTGTGGACGGTCAAGAAATCAGCACGCTTTGCAGCATTACAAa ACACCTCACTCCGATTCACATGCGCTCACTATGAACACGCGTACGTTTGAAATATGGTGTTACGATTGCGATAACGAAGTTAAATCAAATTCTCGTAAAAATCTATTGGAGTGTGTTGAAATGGTAAAGAAAGCTGCGCAAAAACCAATACCCATTGCATCACCCGCGGAAAACACACCACTTAATAACATAGAAGGAAAGATACTATCGACTTGGGAATCTTTGCGTCCATTAGTTGAGACTCAAGCAGTGAGTGTAACAAATAAGCCAATACCGCTGCCGCCGCCACCACCGCCACCCATACCAGGTATGGCAAAGCGAATAACAGATCCAGCCGTGGTATCTGCACCCGTAGTTACCAATAAACAAGCCGACACATACGACCTGCAAACAGTAGAAACACTGCCGCGTGTGCGTGGCTTAACAAATCTGGGCAACACATGTTTCTTCAATGCAGTTATGCAATGTTTGGCTCAAACACCCTATCTGCTAGATGTGCTCAAGGAGCTATCAGAGCCCGGCGAAGA ATTCACTTTACCAGGCGGTACTTTTAAATTCAAAGACGACGAAGATGTGCACTTGCCAATGATCAAAGGTACCTTGTCATCGTGGGGTGGACTTACAGCGGCACTCGCGCAGGCTTTGGAAGAGCTGCAATCAAGCG GCGGTGTTTTTACGCCCAGCAAGCTCTTCGATAAGCTTTGCACAAAATGTCCACAGTTTCGTGGCGGCGATCAGCACGATTCCCATGAGTTACTACGCCATTTACTGGAGAGCGTCAG ATCTGAGGACTTAAAGCGCTACCAGCGTGTAATTTTAACCAATCTGGGCTACAAGGATCAGGATATAAACAGTGTGTCTGAGGAAATGCGCcagaaatgtaaaatatatggCAATCAAGCAGCTGATCGTATACTTCGCCCCGAGCAAGTTTTCCGCGGCTTTTTAGTGTCCACGCTTACTTGCCAAGATTGCTATAATGTGTCCTCACGGCATGAGTACTTCTTAGACATGTCATTGCCGGTTAGCGTTGAAAAGCCACAGCCACCATTCAGACGTAAGACCAGCCCTGATAATTCGCCAAGCGCAAGCTCATTTTACTTAAACACACCGCCTGCCGGACCCTCCAAAGCGCAATTGAAAAAGGAAAAGGAGAAGGAGCGCAAAGCCAAACGAGCCGCCAAACATCACGAAAACAAATTGAAACAGAAGGCAATATTGGAGAATGCGACTGGCGGCGCTACTGAAGTTACGCAAACAGCGGCTTCCGAAATGGAATGTATTAGGCGTGCGAACGGCGCGGCATTTTCCTCATCCGGATCTTCTTCTGAACAATCCGACGCTGACGTGGAAGACAACCTGCTCGATGACAACGCGGCCACGAAATTAGCGCGAACTGCAGGCGCCAACAGTTACGACAGCAACGGTAACAAGCAGTTACCGCGCACTGGCAAATCAGAGAAACGCGACGACTCACCCGAGAATATGGACAAAGACTCACTAGATGAAGACGAAAACg GCATCGCCAATAGTCCCGCTAATGCAGGCACCAACTTTTTACCCTCTTCCGAAACGAATGGCGGTGCCGTTAGTGGTGATGCGCACAGCGTAACCGCGAACAATAGTTTGGTAGCggttggtcttagcgaaaaagGTGCCACGATGATGCGACAACTCTCCCTTACCGATGCAGCCAATGCGGCCAGCGCGGCAGGCATTTTCGTGAATGGCGAAATGAAAGACGAAGCAGCGCTGGCTGCACAACTGGAACAGCTTAAACTAAGCGAGCAAAAGGCAGCGCGCATGAAGGCCAAGCGAGTGCGCACTCAAAGCCATTCCGATTGGAGCACGACCATAGCGCCGCGTTATCAATGCGAAGACGGCGAGTGCTCCGTGCAATCATGCCTGAATAATTTCACCGGCGTTGAGTTGATGACGGGCAACAACAAGGTTGGTTGTGAAAATTGCACCAAACGCATTAACGGTAGCGATCCGAAAGCCAAGACCATCAATACGAATGCGACCAAACAGTTTCTAATATCTAGTCCGCCAGCTGTATTAATACTACATTTGAAACGTTTCCAACTCGGGCCGCGCTGCATATTCCGCAAGCTAACACGCGCCGTCAGCTTCCCCATGGTACTAGACATAGCGCCCTTCTgcggttccaaagtaaaaaatttgcCAAATATCGATCGCAAACAAAAGAAACTTTTATACGCGCTTTACGGTATTGTCGAGCATTCGGGCGGCATGTACGGCGGCCATTACACCGCCTATGTAAAAGTGCGTCCGAAACTTTCGCGTGACGACAAACGCTGGAAATTCTTGCCACAAGGCAGCAAAGCCGAACTCGATCAAGACGACGAACAGCGCAAGAAACTCGAGGAGCTCTTGGCCAAAGAGAAGGCGCGCGAATTGCGCATGAAGGCCGCCAACGACAGCGATGACTTCTCCAACAGCAGTGACTgctcatcaacaacaacaagcacttCCGATACAGACGAGCTGCCTGACGCCCCAGCAGACAGCGGCGGCGCTTACGGCGGCGACGATGAGGCGCGCGATGTGCAAGTGCCCAAGGGCAAGTGGTATTATGTGTCCGATTCACGCGTGCAAGAAGTCAACGAAGAGGCGGTGCTGCGTGCACAGGCTTATCTGTTGTTCTACGAacgtatttattaa
- the LOC120774070 gene encoding ubiquitin carboxyl-terminal hydrolase 45 isoform X1, which translates to MVKKKRQSDVHDNGSSTDSSEGALQSPTSGIGVCQHVKKSVDTTKLRKVLKASGLAADCMQCSKQGATSPAEEVKESILDDSLSGFEYDTTLWLCLKCGSQLCGRSRNQHALQHYKTPHSDSHALTMNTRTFEIWCYDCDNEVKSNSRKNLLECVEMVKKAAQKPIPIASPAENTPLNNIEGKILSTWESLRPLVETQAVSVTNKPIPLPPPPPPPIPGMAKRITDPAVVSAPVVTNKQADTYDLQTVETLPRVRGLTNLGNTCFFNAVMQCLAQTPYLLDVLKELSEPGEEFTLPGGTFKFKDDEDVHLPMIKGTLSSWGGLTAALAQALEELQSSGGVFTPSKLFDKLCTKCPQFRGGDQHDSHELLRHLLESVRSEDLKRYQRVILTNLGYKDQDINSVSEEMRQKCKIYGNQAADRILRPEQVFRGFLVSTLTCQDCYNVSSRHEYFLDMSLPVSVEKPQPPFRRKTSPDNSPSASSFYLNTPPAGPSKAQLKKEKEKERKAKRAAKHHENKLKQKAILENATGGATEVTQTAASEMECIRRANGAAFSSSGSSSEQSDADVEDNLLDDNAATKLARTAGANSYDSNGNKQLPRTGKSEKRDDSPENMDKDSLDEDENDSGIANSPANAGTNFLPSSETNGGAVSGDAHSVTANNSLVAVGLSEKGATMMRQLSLTDAANAASAAGIFVNGEMKDEAALAAQLEQLKLSEQKAARMKAKRVRTQSHSDWSTTIAPRYQCEDGECSVQSCLNNFTGVELMTGNNKVGCENCTKRINGSDPKAKTINTNATKQFLISSPPAVLILHLKRFQLGPRCIFRKLTRAVSFPMVLDIAPFCGSKVKNLPNIDRKQKKLLYALYGIVEHSGGMYGGHYTAYVKVRPKLSRDDKRWKFLPQGSKAELDQDDEQRKKLEELLAKEKARELRMKAANDSDDFSNSSDCSSTTTSTSDTDELPDAPADSGGAYGGDDEARDVQVPKGKWYYVSDSRVQEVNEEAVLRAQAYLLFYERIY; encoded by the exons ATGGTTAAGAAGAAACGTCAATCTGATGTACATGATAATGGTTCATCGACTGATTCATCCGAAGGTGCGCTGCAGAGTCCAACATCCGGCATTGGAGTTTGTCAGCATGTGAAAAAATCTGTTGATACTACAAAATTGCGCAAAGTACTAAAAGCAAGTGGTCTGGCTGCGGACTGCATGCAATGCTCCAAACAGGGCGCTACTTCACCTGCTGAGGAAGTTAAGGAGTCAATTCTGGATGATTCGCTAAGCGGTTTCGAGTATGACACCACACTTTGGTTATGTCTTAAGTGTGGTTCCCAGCTTTGTGGACGGTCAAGAAATCAGCACGCTTTGCAGCATTACAAa ACACCTCACTCCGATTCACATGCGCTCACTATGAACACGCGTACGTTTGAAATATGGTGTTACGATTGCGATAACGAAGTTAAATCAAATTCTCGTAAAAATCTATTGGAGTGTGTTGAAATGGTAAAGAAAGCTGCGCAAAAACCAATACCCATTGCATCACCCGCGGAAAACACACCACTTAATAACATAGAAGGAAAGATACTATCGACTTGGGAATCTTTGCGTCCATTAGTTGAGACTCAAGCAGTGAGTGTAACAAATAAGCCAATACCGCTGCCGCCGCCACCACCGCCACCCATACCAGGTATGGCAAAGCGAATAACAGATCCAGCCGTGGTATCTGCACCCGTAGTTACCAATAAACAAGCCGACACATACGACCTGCAAACAGTAGAAACACTGCCGCGTGTGCGTGGCTTAACAAATCTGGGCAACACATGTTTCTTCAATGCAGTTATGCAATGTTTGGCTCAAACACCCTATCTGCTAGATGTGCTCAAGGAGCTATCAGAGCCCGGCGAAGA ATTCACTTTACCAGGCGGTACTTTTAAATTCAAAGACGACGAAGATGTGCACTTGCCAATGATCAAAGGTACCTTGTCATCGTGGGGTGGACTTACAGCGGCACTCGCGCAGGCTTTGGAAGAGCTGCAATCAAGCG GCGGTGTTTTTACGCCCAGCAAGCTCTTCGATAAGCTTTGCACAAAATGTCCACAGTTTCGTGGCGGCGATCAGCACGATTCCCATGAGTTACTACGCCATTTACTGGAGAGCGTCAG ATCTGAGGACTTAAAGCGCTACCAGCGTGTAATTTTAACCAATCTGGGCTACAAGGATCAGGATATAAACAGTGTGTCTGAGGAAATGCGCcagaaatgtaaaatatatggCAATCAAGCAGCTGATCGTATACTTCGCCCCGAGCAAGTTTTCCGCGGCTTTTTAGTGTCCACGCTTACTTGCCAAGATTGCTATAATGTGTCCTCACGGCATGAGTACTTCTTAGACATGTCATTGCCGGTTAGCGTTGAAAAGCCACAGCCACCATTCAGACGTAAGACCAGCCCTGATAATTCGCCAAGCGCAAGCTCATTTTACTTAAACACACCGCCTGCCGGACCCTCCAAAGCGCAATTGAAAAAGGAAAAGGAGAAGGAGCGCAAAGCCAAACGAGCCGCCAAACATCACGAAAACAAATTGAAACAGAAGGCAATATTGGAGAATGCGACTGGCGGCGCTACTGAAGTTACGCAAACAGCGGCTTCCGAAATGGAATGTATTAGGCGTGCGAACGGCGCGGCATTTTCCTCATCCGGATCTTCTTCTGAACAATCCGACGCTGACGTGGAAGACAACCTGCTCGATGACAACGCGGCCACGAAATTAGCGCGAACTGCAGGCGCCAACAGTTACGACAGCAACGGTAACAAGCAGTTACCGCGCACTGGCAAATCAGAGAAACGCGACGACTCACCCGAGAATATGGACAAAGACTCACTAGATGAAGACGAAAACg ATTCAGGCATCGCCAATAGTCCCGCTAATGCAGGCACCAACTTTTTACCCTCTTCCGAAACGAATGGCGGTGCCGTTAGTGGTGATGCGCACAGCGTAACCGCGAACAATAGTTTGGTAGCggttggtcttagcgaaaaagGTGCCACGATGATGCGACAACTCTCCCTTACCGATGCAGCCAATGCGGCCAGCGCGGCAGGCATTTTCGTGAATGGCGAAATGAAAGACGAAGCAGCGCTGGCTGCACAACTGGAACAGCTTAAACTAAGCGAGCAAAAGGCAGCGCGCATGAAGGCCAAGCGAGTGCGCACTCAAAGCCATTCCGATTGGAGCACGACCATAGCGCCGCGTTATCAATGCGAAGACGGCGAGTGCTCCGTGCAATCATGCCTGAATAATTTCACCGGCGTTGAGTTGATGACGGGCAACAACAAGGTTGGTTGTGAAAATTGCACCAAACGCATTAACGGTAGCGATCCGAAAGCCAAGACCATCAATACGAATGCGACCAAACAGTTTCTAATATCTAGTCCGCCAGCTGTATTAATACTACATTTGAAACGTTTCCAACTCGGGCCGCGCTGCATATTCCGCAAGCTAACACGCGCCGTCAGCTTCCCCATGGTACTAGACATAGCGCCCTTCTgcggttccaaagtaaaaaatttgcCAAATATCGATCGCAAACAAAAGAAACTTTTATACGCGCTTTACGGTATTGTCGAGCATTCGGGCGGCATGTACGGCGGCCATTACACCGCCTATGTAAAAGTGCGTCCGAAACTTTCGCGTGACGACAAACGCTGGAAATTCTTGCCACAAGGCAGCAAAGCCGAACTCGATCAAGACGACGAACAGCGCAAGAAACTCGAGGAGCTCTTGGCCAAAGAGAAGGCGCGCGAATTGCGCATGAAGGCCGCCAACGACAGCGATGACTTCTCCAACAGCAGTGACTgctcatcaacaacaacaagcacttCCGATACAGACGAGCTGCCTGACGCCCCAGCAGACAGCGGCGGCGCTTACGGCGGCGACGATGAGGCGCGCGATGTGCAAGTGCCCAAGGGCAAGTGGTATTATGTGTCCGATTCACGCGTGCAAGAAGTCAACGAAGAGGCGGTGCTGCGTGCACAGGCTTATCTGTTGTTCTACGAacgtatttattaa
- the LOC120774071 gene encoding MORN repeat-containing protein 3-like has product MAQCNTWDKPHGGCVQTCERKNNIKAESTGVRAAFFYPAGGIYKGYWLRNQHHRYGVKESQKHFIYDGQWCNGKRHGYGTMRYRLPNGTAERLYVGEWRDDMKWGEGKQFFRDGVYYGWWERNRRHGPGVMWYNNGAIYMGEWEADVKHGIGVYFYQNGNRYEGHFARGFKNGEGTYYHMHTGQIQKGMWENDVCKASMVIDEFRNQVDSPTPYPIPKLGLQDPDKFVCQLFQRYIANAFKPTKSFNELICLNFAHKMKSFTRFEPRTILNSKFRFDVKLPCTCKKVEQLVHLNL; this is encoded by the exons ATGGCGCAATGTAACACGTGGGACAAACCGCACGGCGGCTGCGTGCAGACTTGCGAACGCAAAAACAACATCAAGGCAGAGAGCACTGGCGTACGAGCAGCTTTCTTTTATCCAGCCGGTGGCATTTACAAGGGTTACTGGTTACGCAATCAACATCACCGTTATGGCGTTAAGGAGTCACAAAAGCATTTCATCTATGATGGTCAGTGGTGTAACGGTAAACGTCACGGTTACGGTACAATGCGCTATCGTCTGCCGAATGGCACAGCCGAACGCTTATATGTAGGCGAATGGCGCGACGACATGAAGTGGGGCGAGGGCAAGCAGTTTTTTCGAGACGGCGTCTACTATGGTTGGTGGGAGCGGAATCGACGTCATGGACCGGGTGTCATGTGGTACAACAATGGCGCCATTTACATGGGCGAATGGGAGGCGGACGTGAAGCACGGCATTGGAGTCTATTTTTATC AAAATGGCAATCGTTATGAGGGACACTTTGCGAGGGGATTCAAAAATGGTGAGGGCACCTACTACCACATGCATACTGGTCAAATACAGAAAGGCATGTGGGAGAATGATGTGTGTAAGGCGTCAATGGTCATAGATGAGTTCCGCAATCAGGTTGACAGTCCAACGCCGTATCCTATACCAAAG CTCGGCCTGCAAGATCCGGACAAATTTGTATGTCAGTTGTTCCAGCGCTATATTGCCAATGCATTCAAGCCAACAAAGTCTTTCAAT GAACTGATTTGCCTTAATTTTGCACATAAAATGAAGAGCTTCACCAGATTCGAGCCGAGAACAATACTAAATTCAAAATTCCGCTTCGATGTCAAGCTTCCTTGCACATGTAAGAAGGTTGAGCAACTGGTACATCTGAATCTTTAA
- the LOC120773622 gene encoding angiopoietin-1-like — protein sequence MQNPRKYTVLGCLLFLLLPAIVDGENNGEEPLAIYLDVGNEIQNVISLVNKHETKLNDFDDKLLRLQNMLAKFEKQLLTLELNLNTAENLDQKLQVFNAKFEQRLSSIETNLASSMKIQEENFKALSDENSLLQEEFLSHRDDCCPAGHTLNTENLNKALASVANTTQSLAIVTSSEKPTIVSTPQTLRDCVEVKMMLGSQYKDGVHELHLPGFDAFSAYCLTRCSQEDQIDCCPWTVILRNENSGVGTMSNSCLEYKNGFGSASHDYFVGLDRLLKMTNLKRQTLLVAKSFQSGEYFIYDDFSIRDERYNYDVDILGNSWGHKIGAKFFSNAIKLKHATRGQCYFWPFKTLGHFNLFNRRFSTNYFMAIRPKICQ from the exons ATGCAGAATCCACGCAAGTATACGGTTCTAGGCTGCTTGCTCTTCCTATTGTTGCCGGCAATAGTTGACGGCGAAAATAACGGAGAAGAGCCATTAGCAATTTATTTAGATGTTggaaatgaaattcaaaatgttaTTAGTTTGGTCAATAAACACGAAACGAAGTTAAACGATTTCGACGATAAGTTACTAAG ACTTCAAAATATGCTGGCAAAATTCGAAAAACAACTTTTGACGTTGGAGCTAAATTTGAATACTGCTGAGAATTTGGATCAAAA ATTACAGGTTTTCAACGCGAAGTTTGAACAGCGGCTCTCATCAATCGAAACTAATTTAGCGTCTTCTATGAAGATACAAGAGGA AAACTTCAAAGCGCTGTCTGACGAAAATTCTCTACTGCAAGAGGAGTTCTTGTCCCATAGGGACGATTG TTGCCCCGCGGGACATACCTTAAATACAGAGAATTTGAACAAAGCGTTAGCTTCTGTTGCAAATACCACACAGAGTCTGGCAATAGTAACGTCTTCGGAAAAGCCGACAATAGTTAGCACGCCACAAACATTACGTGATTGTGTCGAAGTGAAAATGATGCTTGGTTCACAGTATAAAGACGGTGTTCACGAACTACACTTGCCAGGTTTTGACGCTTTCAGCGCATATTGCTTAACTAGATGTTCACAAGAGGATCAAATAGACTGTTGCCCCTGGACTGTGATACTACGTAATGAAAACAGTGGCGTAGGCACAATGTCTAACAGTTGTTTGGAGTATAAAAACGGGTTTGGTAGTGCGAGCCATGACTACTTTGTCGGATTAGATCGTTTGCTTAAGATGACCAATCTCAAAAGGCAAACGTTGTTAGTTGCTAAAAGTTTCCAGTCAGGCGAATATTTCATCTACGATGATTTTAGTATAAGAGATGAGCGGTATAATTATGACGTTGATATTTTGGGAAACAGCTGGGGGCATAAAATTGGcgcaaaatttttctcaaacgccataaaattaaaacatgCCACTAGAGGTCAATGCTACTTTTGGCCGTTTAAAACTCTTGGtcacttcaatttatttaacag GCGCTTTTCCACTAACTATTTTATGGCGATACGTCCCAAGATATGTCAGTGA
- the LOC120775015 gene encoding angiopoietin-4-like translates to MYKKIIRCLCYLILTWHTVSVGRVKAGKDNDSEQPFTILLDAENEIRNVVNGLDSFSSKQDSMEETLKSVQTVLEKIEERLLELESTVKTVANIEEIVESFGKLLESRLGEIENKLSSTENIQQVNHAFIERRLDELGSNLKSTLSKQEVVRSGVGGVPDKSLADIPAEVNRCAKMASCKLKDARNKTILSKPEVYSDCADAWQQRGPQFFTGIYEINLPNFQPFEVFCMNECTTCCPWTLVMHGSAQSAEKIYQRSWLEYKHGFGSASTDYFIGLDRLHVLTKRAPQALMVRDYVIGNQNIFKEFSIKDERYDFAVDNLVKLMVQPWGYNDISDGTGDTFSSNSVCAKVRGRSWWYNQGCISSFGIESFTENIFMAIRPKACQEDQ, encoded by the exons atgtataaaaaaataatacggtGTCTCTGCTATTTAATACTTACTTGGCACACTGTAAGTGTCGGTAGAGTGAAAGCAGGGAAAGATAACGACTCCGAACAGCCTTTTACGATACTCTTAGATGCAGAGAATGAAATCAGAAATGTGGTGAACGGCTTAGATTCATTTAGTAGCAAACAAGATAGCATGGAGGAGACGCTAAAAAG TGTTCAGACCGTTCTGGAAAAAATCGAAGAACGATTGTTGGAACTAGAAAGCACCGTTAAGACTGTTGcgaatattgaagaaat AGTCGAgtcttttggaaaattattggaAAGTCGTCTGGGCGAAATAGAGAACAAGTTGAGTTCCACGGAAAATATTCAACAAGT aaaccatGCCTTTATCGAGCGGCGGTTAGATGAATTGGGGTCAAATTTGAAGTCAACCCTAAGTAAACAAGAAGT AGTCCGGAGTGGAGTTGGAGGTGTACCTGATAAAAGCTTAGCGGATATCCCCGCCGAAGTGAACAGATGCGCCAA GATGGCTAGCTGTAAACTAAAAGATGCACGCAATAAAACGATTTTGTCGAAACCAGAAGTATATAGTGATTGTGCCGATGCGTGGCAGCAGCGTGGACCTCAATTTTTTACCGGAATTTATGAAATCAATTTGCCAAACTTTCAGCCGTTCGAGGTGTTTTGTATGAACGAATGTACCACTTGTTGCCCTTGGACTTTAGTAATGCACGGAAGTGCGCAAAGTGcagaaaaaatttatcaaaggAGTTGGCTTGAATACAAGCACGGTTTTGGAAGTGCAAGCACGGACTATTTCATTGGTTTAGATCGTTTGCATGTGTTGACAAAGCGAGCGCCACAAGCCCTTATGGTTCGCGACTATGTTATAGGAAACCAAAACATTTTCAAGGAGTTCAGCATTAAAGATGAGCGATACGATTTTGCGGTGGataatttagtaaaattaatgGTGCAGCCTTGGGGTTATAACGATATCTCAGATGGCACAGGTGATACATTTTCAAGTAATAGTGTGTGTGCGAAGGTGCGAGGTCGCAGTTGGTGGTATAACCAAGGATGTATCTCCAGCTTCGGAATTGA GTCATTTACTGAAAACATCTTTATGGCGATTCGCCCCAAGGCGTGTCAGGAAGATCAATAA